AGATCCTTTCTGGTTCCACTAGCTGTCTTTACATTCATACCCGTTCTGGTTCTGGTTCCACAAGTTGTCTTTGCATTCATATCAACTTTTAAGGATTTAGTTTCTTCAGATTTGtccaaaaagaaaaaaaaatcgtTTGTCAAAACTAAGTATTTTATTGTTGTGCAGTGTTGGGGAGCATTTGAGCTTGTAAATTTTAGTTTGTTCATTTAAATAAAAGTGTATACCATTCTTTTATAACGATCAATTAATTACTAATGGATTGTAGAGTGACTTTTAGATGTTCTATCTTGGATCTATTTAATAGTTTGTGACTTCTATGTTCGGCAGTTGATCGATGGAATAGTGTGAAAGGTTGTTGTACCTTTAAATAACGACTTGGAACAGAATTTTTGTCACCGGTTTTAGTGCTTGGTGGTGCAAATTTTTATACAAATTATGTGTAATGCAGATAGTATAGGTAAAGGCTAGTATTTATAGTATTTAGAGATGCTGATGAGCGCTAAAAATGTGTACGAAACATATATTAGATattatgtaaaaaaaattatttgctttagTAGTGCATTTCCTTTAACTAAAAATTTAGCCAATCTCTTTACCCTACAGTTAAATTATACATAATTTGTtatcatattcaaataatatattctatttataacaatCTGAAATAATAATGTACAATTTTTAAAAGATAACCAACTCCATGTAAATAAATAATTTTACAGGTCCCATAAATTTTTGGATAATCTTTGTTTCAAATTATTTTAGCTAACAGTTTTAACAATCCCGTTGGAAATGAGAGCATTTGTGGTTggttaaaataatataaaatactGATTATCTAAAATTCACTGAACCTATAAGAGATTGTATTTAACGGAACTGTTATAATGATTAGTTATATTTCAAAAATGGTATGTTAATATTAATTCAAgttattataaatagaatatttaattttaatataataatagaTGATGTGGAATTATGTTACAGGTTTGTAGCGATTCAACAAATTTGGTCAAAATGATGAGCTTGACTAAAATTTTAATTATGGGGAATCTTCCATTTAATTTTACACAAtctttataattatatatatagtaGTATGCCCCAAGACTTTTAGCTAAGGCTTTTGAGATGCTCTTATACTTGAAACTCAGACTGTATATTACTGTGTGGCATGGAAGGAAACTGTCTCTGATTCTGTCCACCTTCCCCTCTGCTTCGTGCCACAAGTAGTGTTTTCTTTTCCGGGCAGTACTTGACAGTTCTGTCCTAAGCGTTAAAGGCCTCTTTTAAATGATGAACAAATAAAATCCAGATGGTTGCAAGGATGTGCACGGGGGTGTTTTCAGTTGAAAAAGTACAGTACGTGtgatattaaaattaagaattaaAATCTAGGTACAATGGTAGGTACCGGAGATGTTGATTTCGAAGGAAACCAAATTTAACACCAAAAGGCCAAAAACACACATTGGCCATTCTAAACAACCATCTGAATCCGAGAAAATTACACAGTTTATTAAGCATCGACTAACTAGATGAACGAAAACATCACTAAACCACCTTGTTGCCTTGACAGGAAGGCTGCACATTACATGACATGAATTATTTAAACCCACTCAACGGCTGCACACACAGCCAAACTATATAATTTTATTGGTGCCTGGCAATACGTGCTGAAAATTGTTTCTGTCTACAATTCTAGGAAAACAAACTCTTCAATGGCAGGAACTTCCCCTATATCTTTGAGGGCATCTTTGTCTGGTTTTTCATCTACCCCGATTGCCATGATGGCCTTGGTCCTTTTTACTGTCCTTCCCACACTCATAAAGCTCACATTCACATTTCGCTCTGCAAGTATGTTTCCCACTTTTCCAATCATGCCTGGTTGATCCACTTGACGGCATAGTATGACGTTCCCTTCAAGGCTAACATCCACACTAAATGATCCCACTTGGGTCAGATGAGGAATCCCATACTTGACTCTTCCCTCTATTGTAATGTTTCCGTCCTCTGCCAAACCACTTGCAAATCTTGACTTTACATTGCTCAACTGCACCTGGATTGAGTCGATAGGGTGTGTCTGCGACGAGTCTACAGCAACTCGTTCCTCACTGATCCGCAGGCCCCTTTGCTTTGCTGTGAAATCCGCATTGACTAGGTTCACAAATGAGCTGGATATAGGCTCAATGATTCCCTTTGTTATCATGGCACGGAGCAGTCTTGTGTCCAAGTCATCTGGATCTCGTGCTGATCTATATATCACCTTCACAGAATTGATTCCACTCCCCCCGGCCACTAGCTGTACACCCAACCTACCAAGCTTTTCAGCTAGGAGAACATAAGGAGCCAGTTCTGATAGAACCTGATATGATAACATTATAAACCCAATTAGCTACCTACTCTTGTATTTTTTCAAGGCAGTAAAGTTCCGACTAAATGCAGGAAGTATTAAGATGCCTGGTTTCTATACTACCTCAGCAGGGACCATAGGTGCATTGACAGCGGTTGCAGAAAGTTCACCACTCAGAGCTCCAACAACTGCCTCGGCTATTTCAACAGCAACACCTTCCTGCAACAGGAAAGTGTAAATCTCACCCGCGAACAGATTATATAAGTGGCTAGTACTAAATAATGTACTCTTAAGACTGCAATTACATGCGGATCATAGTGTGGATGGTTGCAACCATACCTGTGCTTCCTTCGTGCTAGCTCCAAGATGAGGTGTGACAGTCACATTTTCATGCTGCACTAACCTACTATCACTGGGCGGGGGTTCCTTTGTGAACACATCAAGTGCTGCCTGTTAAATAACAGAAAAATGTGAATACTTGAATTTATTGTATTTGCCATAACAACAGAAAATGTACGACTTGTGAAAGAAGACAAATAAAGCTTAAGGCATTTACACGAGCACAATGTATTAACTTGAACCACATTCTTTTTAATCTACATCGTGTTAAATTGTTAGAAGGGGAATGCTAATTTCAAAGCAAATCTTTTAGTTCCAGAGCAATTTGTATTAAGAAAAGAATAGAAAACGTTGGATTGGACGGCTCTGGAGATGGAACTTTTGCGGAAATCAAATTTTGCCTGTATTGGAATTAGTTGATGAAGATGGTCACAGTGATTTCAGAAAAGCATAGGCAGTAGAAGTATGTGACGCTATAGGTACATGCAGCAGAAGAGTATGTGATGCATATGTATTTTCAGAGTAATAAGCACATAATGACAACATAGTTGTAATAATATATAGGCAGGCACATTTTACCTGGGCAACGATACCGTTGTCAAGGGCCCTGACCAATGCATCCTCGTCTATAACACCACCACGGGCAACATTAATAATCCCAACTCCGGGTTTCATCTTGGAGAAAGTAGCATCATTAAAGATTTTGGAAGTAGTAGGAGTGAGAGGCATATGAAGCGAGATGAAATGGGCTGTGGAGATGGCCTGGTCAAAGGAAACTAAGTCCACACCAGCTGCACGGGCTCTGTCGGCAGGGGCATAGGGATCATGTGCGATGACAGTCATACCAAGGCCTTTAGCACGCCTAGCAACTTCAGACCCGACCTTTCCAAATCCCATAACTGCTAATGTCTTCCCCACAAGAGAAACACCAACATACTTGTTTCGCTGCCATTTACCTGCAGATACCGCCAAATCATCCTCTTAAACGTAAATACTAGATCTATTTTATTCACTACCTTCATTTTTTCTCCAAAAAGAAATGGTAAATAGTCCAGTGAAACTATATTTGGAAGGAAGTTAATTTGGATTGCAGATCAATTACTATTCCATTCTTTTTTTTTGCAGAAAAAACAATAATAAATCTAAATTGTGTCAAAAAATTAGGAATAATAGAATGGAAAGAGAGGATACCAGATTTGATAGAAGCATCAGCCTGAGCAACATTACGAGCCATGGAGGCAAGCAAGGCAATGCCATGCTCCGCGGCAGCGATGGTATTGGCTGTAGGTGCATTTACCACAAGGCATCCAAACTCGGTTGCAGCCTGAAGATCAACATTATCGATACCCACACCTGCCCTGCCAACGACCTTAAGGCGGCCTCTAGAAGATTCAAACACTTTTCGGGTGACTTTAGTACCGCTCCTGACAATCAAGGCATCACATTGAGAAATCTTGGAGCAGAGCTGATGAGGGGAGAGGTCATAAGAGCAATCAACCTCAGCAAAAGCCCGTAAGAGGTTGAGACCGGCTTCTCCAAGCTTCTCGGATACAAGGATTCTGGGTTTAGTGGAGGTGGTGGTAGGTTCAACAGCACCATTGCTAACAGTTTTGGTGGTG
This sequence is a window from Apium graveolens cultivar Ventura chromosome 9, ASM990537v1, whole genome shotgun sequence. Protein-coding genes within it:
- the LOC141683798 gene encoding D-3-phosphoglycerate dehydrogenase 2, chloroplastic-like; the protein is MASTSLSPTFSINNNNKYKLLASCPSQLSFFRSSRNRFPLNVKLSVSTRSRIHATTTKTVSNGAVEPTTTSTKPRILVSEKLGEAGLNLLRAFAEVDCSYDLSPHQLCSKISQCDALIVRSGTKVTRKVFESSRGRLKVVGRAGVGIDNVDLQAATEFGCLVVNAPTANTIAAAEHGIALLASMARNVAQADASIKSGKWQRNKYVGVSLVGKTLAVMGFGKVGSEVARRAKGLGMTVIAHDPYAPADRARAAGVDLVSFDQAISTAHFISLHMPLTPTTSKIFNDATFSKMKPGVGIINVARGGVIDEDALVRALDNGIVAQAALDVFTKEPPPSDSRLVQHENVTVTPHLGASTKEAQEGVAVEIAEAVVGALSGELSATAVNAPMVPAEVLSELAPYVLLAEKLGRLGVQLVAGGSGINSVKVIYRSARDPDDLDTRLLRAMITKGIIEPISSSFVNLVNADFTAKQRGLRISEERVAVDSSQTHPIDSIQVQLSNVKSRFASGLAEDGNITIEGRVKYGIPHLTQVGSFSVDVSLEGNVILCRQVDQPGMIGKVGNILAERNVNVSFMSVGRTVKRTKAIMAIGVDEKPDKDALKDIGEVPAIEEFVFLEL